The following are encoded together in the Vigna unguiculata cultivar IT97K-499-35 chromosome 2, ASM411807v1, whole genome shotgun sequence genome:
- the LOC114167148 gene encoding nicotinamide adenine dinucleotide transporter 1, chloroplastic-like isoform X2, giving the protein MSSNGETRNGSLDIRALICHAAAGASAGTIAATFVCPLDVIKTRLQVHGLPQGQKGNVIVTSLQNIVRNEGFRGMYRGLSPTILALLPNWAVYFTSYELLKGLLRSRAAAGAGAATAISVNPLWVVKTRLQTQGMRPDVVPYKSVLSALTRITHEEGLRGLYSGIIPSLAGISHVAIQFPAFERMKSYMAEKDNTTVDKLSPGSVAIASSISKVFASVMTYPHEVIRSRLQEQGQAKSNGIQYTGVIDCTKKLFQKEGIAGFYRGCATNLLRTTPSAVITFTSYEMIHRFLQGVVPQDKGYPQHGSSKSNELNKPQSKAEASGTDMGHPPSQSNMKASSIPLGNKEHLTRH; this is encoded by the exons ATGAGTAGCAATGGCGAAACTCGTAATGGTAGTCTCGACATTAGGGCTTTAATTTGCCACGCTGCTGCTGGTGCCTCTGCAG GAACAATAGCGGCTACATTTGTGTGCCCGTTGGATGTGATCAAGACTAGGCTACAAGTCCATGGCCTTCCTCAAGGGCAGAAAG GTAATGTCATTGTCACAAGCTTGCAAAATATAGTAAGAAATGAAGGCTTCAGGGGAATGTACCGTGGCCTTTCACCGACGATACTGGCGTTACTTCCAAACTGGGCA GTTTACTTCACAAGTTATGAGCTATTAAAAGGCCTGCTTCGTTCACGCG CTGCTGCTGGTGCTGGTGCAGCAACGGCAATTTCTGTAAATCCATTATGGGTTGTTAAGACAAGACTTCAA ACACAAGGAATGAGGCCCGATGTTGTTCCTTACAAGAGTGTTCTTTCTGCTCTGACAAGGATTACACACGAGGAAGGATTAAGAGGCTTATATAG TGGCATTATTCCTTCATTGGCTGGCATAAGTCATGTTGCAATTCAATTTCCAGCATTTGAAAGGATGAAGTCGTACATGGCAGAAAAAG ATAACACAACTGTTGATAAGCTAAGTCCTGGAAGTGTTGCCATTGCATCATCAATTTCAAAAGTGTTTGCCTCTGTAATGACTTATCCACATGAG GTAATACGATCCCGGCTGCAAGAGCAAGGGCAGGCAAAAAGTAATGGGATCCAATATACAGGGGTTATTGACTGTACGAAGAAGTTGTTTCAAAAGGAAGGCATTGCTGGGTTTTATCGTGGTTGTGCAACAAATCTCTTAAGAACAACCCCATCTGCTGTAATTACATTCACTAGTTATGAGATGATACACAGATTTTTGCAGGGAGTTGTACCCCAGGATAAGGGGTATCCACAACATGGCTCTTCTAAATCCAATGAACTGAACAAACCTCAGTCAAAAGCCGAAGCCAGTGGCACTGATATGGGGCATCCACCGTCTCAGTCTAACATGAAAGCTTCGTCAATTCCTCTCGGAAACAAAGAGCACCTAACAAGACATTGA
- the LOC114167148 gene encoding nicotinamide adenine dinucleotide transporter 1, chloroplastic-like isoform X1 encodes MSSNGETRNGSLDIRALICHAAAGASAGTIAATFVCPLDVIKTRLQVHGLPQGQKGNVIVTSLQNIVRNEGFRGMYRGLSPTILALLPNWAVYFTSYELLKGLLRSRDGCKELTTFGHMTAAAGAGAATAISVNPLWVVKTRLQTQGMRPDVVPYKSVLSALTRITHEEGLRGLYSGIIPSLAGISHVAIQFPAFERMKSYMAEKDNTTVDKLSPGSVAIASSISKVFASVMTYPHEVIRSRLQEQGQAKSNGIQYTGVIDCTKKLFQKEGIAGFYRGCATNLLRTTPSAVITFTSYEMIHRFLQGVVPQDKGYPQHGSSKSNELNKPQSKAEASGTDMGHPPSQSNMKASSIPLGNKEHLTRH; translated from the exons ATGAGTAGCAATGGCGAAACTCGTAATGGTAGTCTCGACATTAGGGCTTTAATTTGCCACGCTGCTGCTGGTGCCTCTGCAG GAACAATAGCGGCTACATTTGTGTGCCCGTTGGATGTGATCAAGACTAGGCTACAAGTCCATGGCCTTCCTCAAGGGCAGAAAG GTAATGTCATTGTCACAAGCTTGCAAAATATAGTAAGAAATGAAGGCTTCAGGGGAATGTACCGTGGCCTTTCACCGACGATACTGGCGTTACTTCCAAACTGGGCA GTTTACTTCACAAGTTATGAGCTATTAAAAGGCCTGCTTCGTTCACGCG ATGGTTGCAAGGAACTCACAACTTTTGGACATATGACAGCTGCTGCTGGTGCTGGTGCAGCAACGGCAATTTCTGTAAATCCATTATGGGTTGTTAAGACAAGACTTCAA ACACAAGGAATGAGGCCCGATGTTGTTCCTTACAAGAGTGTTCTTTCTGCTCTGACAAGGATTACACACGAGGAAGGATTAAGAGGCTTATATAG TGGCATTATTCCTTCATTGGCTGGCATAAGTCATGTTGCAATTCAATTTCCAGCATTTGAAAGGATGAAGTCGTACATGGCAGAAAAAG ATAACACAACTGTTGATAAGCTAAGTCCTGGAAGTGTTGCCATTGCATCATCAATTTCAAAAGTGTTTGCCTCTGTAATGACTTATCCACATGAG GTAATACGATCCCGGCTGCAAGAGCAAGGGCAGGCAAAAAGTAATGGGATCCAATATACAGGGGTTATTGACTGTACGAAGAAGTTGTTTCAAAAGGAAGGCATTGCTGGGTTTTATCGTGGTTGTGCAACAAATCTCTTAAGAACAACCCCATCTGCTGTAATTACATTCACTAGTTATGAGATGATACACAGATTTTTGCAGGGAGTTGTACCCCAGGATAAGGGGTATCCACAACATGGCTCTTCTAAATCCAATGAACTGAACAAACCTCAGTCAAAAGCCGAAGCCAGTGGCACTGATATGGGGCATCCACCGTCTCAGTCTAACATGAAAGCTTCGTCAATTCCTCTCGGAAACAAAGAGCACCTAACAAGACATTGA